One Capsicum annuum cultivar UCD-10X-F1 chromosome 2, UCD10Xv1.1, whole genome shotgun sequence genomic window carries:
- the LOC107860654 gene encoding MYB-like transcription factor EOBI, which produces MDKRTCNSQDVEVRKGPWTMEEDLILINYIANHGEGVWNSLARSAGLKRTGKSCRLRWLNYLRPDVRRGNITPEEQLLIMELHAKWGNRWSKIAKHLPGRTDNEIKNYWRTRIQKHIKQAENMNRLSSDISDQHNNDQQASTSQASIGPPDTIETYSGNNNNNNNIMGTNFHHQGNFSTETNENIWSMEELWSMQLLNDATN; this is translated from the exons atggataaaagaacatgcaattctcaagatgttgaagttAGGAAAGGTCCTTGGACTATGGAAGAAGATTTAATTCTCATCAATTACATTGCTAATCATGGTGAAGGTGTTTGGAATTCCCTTGCTCGATCTGCTG GTCTGAAGCGTACCGGAAAAAGTTGTAGACTCCGGTGGCTTAATTATCTCCGGCCAGATGTCCGGAGGGGAAATATTACACCTGAAGAACAACTCTTGATCATGGAACTACATGCCAAGTGGGGAAACAG GTGGTCAAAAATTGCAAAGCATTTGCCGGGAAGAACAGATAACGAGATAAAGAATTATTGGAGGACGAGGATTCAGAAGCACATTAAGCAAGCAGAAAACATGAACAGATTATCATCAGATATTTCTGATCAGCACAATAATGACCAACAAGCAAGCACAAGCCAAGCATCTATTGGTCCTCCAGATACCATTGAAACCTACTCtggaaataataataacaacaataatattatGGGCACTAATTTCCATCATCAGGGCAATTTTTCAACTGAAACAAATGAAAATATTTGGAGCATGGAGGAACTTTGGTCCATGCAATTGCTTAATGATGCAACCaactaa
- the LOC107860655 gene encoding peptide deformylase 1B, chloroplastic: MAIAMGAALWSSSSFARALLTRTTSLSPINYTLHTYKSANSFLSPATTNKPPKLAVYAHARRALSSKTKGDELATPVDLSFEVPLKIIEYPDPVLRAKNKRIGKFDDNLKKLVDEMFDIMYKTDGIGLSAPQVGVNVQLMVFNAAGERGEGEEIVLVNPRVSRYSRRIIPYEEGCLSFPMIYGDVERPDSVKVDAQDINGARFEISLSALPARVFQHEFDHLQGVLFFDKMTDEVLDTIREDLVALEKKYEDRTGLPTPESINTRKIKKAAVGFGKS; encoded by the exons ATGGCAATAGCAATGGGTGCCGCACTTTGGTCATCTTCTTCCTTCGCTCGAGCTCTGCTGACTCGGACCACATCTCTTTCCCCTATAAACTACACTCTTCATACATATAAATCAGCTAATTCCTTTTTATCCCCAGCAACCACCAATAAACCTCCAAAATTAGCTGTTTACGCTCACGCTAGACGAGCTTTATCTTCCAAAACTAAAGGAGACGAATTGGCCACTC CTGTTGATTTGAGTTTTGAGGTTCCATTGAAAATTATAGAATATCCAGACCCGGTATTGAGAGCAAAGAATAAGAGGATTGGcaaatttgatgataatttgaAGAAGTTAGTTGATGAAATGTTCGATATTATGTACAA AACTGATGGTATTGGGCTATCTGCACCACAAGTTGGAGTGAATGTTCAACTAATGGTATTTAATGCAGCTGGTGAACGGGGAGAAGGAGAGGAGATTGTTCTCGTCAATCCACGTGTTAGTAGATATTCTAGGAGGATTATACCTTATGAAGAAGGTTGCTTATcttttccaatgatatatggtgATGTTGAG AGACCAGACTCAGTTAAGGTTGATGCACAGGACATTAATGGTGCAAGGTTTGAGATAAGCTTGTCTGCACTTCCAGCACGAGTCTTCCAGCATGAATTTGATCACCTACAG GGAGTTCTTTTCTTTGACAAAATGACTGACGAAGTCCTGGACACCATCCGTGAAGATTTAGTG GCGCTGGAAAAGAAATATGAAGATAGGACTGGTCTGCCAACCCCTGAAAGCATAAATACACGAAAAATAAAGAAGGCTGCTGTTGGATTTGGCAAATCATGA